Proteins from a genomic interval of Microbacterium abyssi:
- the guaB gene encoding IMP dehydrogenase, whose product MDQHDPFGFVGLTYDDVLLLPGHTDVIPSEADTSSRITRRISVATPLLSSAMDTVTESRMAIAMAREGGIGILHRNLSIADQAAHVDRVKRSESGMITDPITTTPDATVEEVDSLCARYRISGLPVVDEDGRLAGIITNRDMRFVSEFERRTTFVKDVMTSSDLVTAPVGVAAGEVIALFARHRVEKLPLIDEDGKLAGLITIKDFDKSEKYPLATKDEHGRLRVGAAIGFFGDAWERAEALRDAGVDVLVVDTANGQSQGVIDLVQRLKADESFAHIDVIGGNVATREGAQALVDAGVDAVKVGVGPGSICTTRVVAGVGVPQVTAVYEASLAARPAGIPVIADGGLQYSGDIAKALVAGADAVMLGSLLAGTDESPGEIVFQSGKQFKQYRGMGSLGAMQTRGKQTSYSKDRYFQADVPSDDKLIPEGIEGQVPYRGPVSAVAYQLVGGLRQSMFYVGARTIEELKTRGKFVRITSAGLKESHPHDVQIVVEAPNYKK is encoded by the coding sequence ATGGACCAGCACGATCCCTTCGGCTTCGTCGGACTCACGTACGACGACGTCCTTCTTCTCCCCGGGCACACCGACGTGATCCCCAGTGAGGCCGACACGTCTTCGCGCATCACGCGCCGCATCTCGGTCGCCACCCCGCTGCTGTCGAGTGCCATGGACACCGTCACCGAGTCGCGCATGGCCATCGCCATGGCGCGTGAGGGCGGCATCGGCATCCTGCACCGCAATCTCTCGATCGCCGACCAGGCCGCGCACGTCGACCGCGTCAAGCGCAGCGAGTCGGGCATGATCACCGACCCGATCACGACCACGCCGGACGCGACCGTCGAAGAGGTCGATTCCCTGTGCGCGAGGTACCGCATCTCGGGTCTTCCCGTCGTGGACGAGGACGGACGCCTGGCCGGGATCATCACCAATCGCGACATGCGCTTCGTCTCGGAGTTCGAGCGCCGTACGACTTTCGTCAAGGACGTCATGACCTCCTCCGACCTCGTGACCGCTCCGGTCGGCGTGGCCGCCGGCGAGGTCATCGCGCTGTTCGCACGGCACCGCGTCGAGAAGCTGCCGCTGATCGATGAGGACGGCAAGCTCGCAGGCCTCATCACCATCAAGGACTTCGACAAGAGCGAGAAGTACCCGCTGGCCACCAAGGATGAGCACGGCCGCCTGCGCGTCGGCGCGGCCATCGGCTTCTTCGGCGATGCGTGGGAGCGTGCAGAGGCTCTGCGCGACGCAGGCGTCGACGTGCTGGTCGTCGACACCGCCAACGGCCAGTCGCAGGGCGTCATCGATCTCGTGCAGCGTCTGAAGGCCGACGAGTCGTTCGCGCACATCGACGTCATCGGCGGCAACGTCGCGACCCGTGAGGGCGCGCAGGCGCTCGTCGACGCGGGCGTGGATGCCGTCAAGGTCGGCGTCGGCCCCGGCTCGATCTGCACCACCCGCGTCGTCGCCGGTGTCGGCGTGCCCCAGGTCACCGCCGTGTACGAGGCGTCGCTCGCGGCCCGTCCCGCCGGCATCCCGGTGATCGCCGACGGCGGTCTGCAGTACTCCGGCGACATCGCAAAGGCGCTCGTCGCCGGCGCGGATGCCGTCATGCTGGGCTCGCTCCTGGCCGGAACCGACGAGTCGCCCGGCGAGATCGTCTTCCAGTCCGGCAAGCAGTTCAAGCAGTACCGCGGCATGGGCTCGCTCGGTGCGATGCAGACCCGTGGCAAGCAGACCTCGTACTCGAAGGACCGCTACTTCCAGGCCGACGTCCCCAGCGACGACAAGCTCATCCCCGAGGGCATTGAGGGGCAGGTGCCGTACCGCGGCCCGGTGTCCGCGGTCGCCTACCAGCTCGTCGGCGGGCTGCGTCAGTCGATGTTCTACGTCGGCGCTCGCACCATCGAGGAGCTCAAGACCCGCGGCAAGTTCGTGCGCATCACCTCGGCCGGGCTCAAGGAGTCGCACCCGCACGACGTCCAGATCGTGGTCGAGGCCCCCAACTACAAGAAATAG
- a CDS encoding branched-chain amino acid ABC transporter permease — protein sequence MGPTSTAVRRARPWVVTALGILMALAFLALQPAASALADETDDGQEITDYYFAGVITFDDEPVADVTVTIEGNGFGAETATDAEGKWRLYVPEKEAYTLTVDESTLPEGVIVEGDSASQEVEFALTNTKIVNLFLGEGVRETTSFIDQLLSRIVGGLNFGLLLGLAAMGAALIYGTTRLSNFAHGEMVTWGAVIALLCTTFWHLPMWLGIIAAVVAGGLLGFALDAGLWRPLRHRGLGIVQLMIVSIGLSLALRYVLQYMIGGSTYQLQGASPAPIKLGPISLSYIDMIGMGTSIVVILGVAYFLTRTRVGKATRAISDNPQLAAASGIDVDRVVRIVWILSGALAAVSGILWAYFRPGVKWDMGMQMLLLIFCAITLGGLGSAIGALIGSIIVGLAVEVSTLLGVPSDLKYATALVALIVILLVRPQGLLGRRERLG from the coding sequence GTGGGACCCACGTCTACTGCTGTCCGTCGAGCCCGACCATGGGTGGTCACCGCGCTCGGCATCCTGATGGCACTCGCGTTCCTGGCCCTTCAGCCGGCAGCATCCGCGCTCGCAGACGAGACGGACGACGGCCAGGAGATCACGGACTACTACTTCGCCGGAGTCATCACCTTCGATGACGAACCGGTAGCCGATGTGACCGTCACGATCGAGGGCAACGGCTTCGGCGCCGAGACCGCGACGGATGCAGAGGGCAAGTGGCGCCTGTACGTCCCGGAGAAGGAGGCGTACACGCTCACCGTCGACGAGAGCACGCTCCCGGAGGGCGTGATCGTCGAGGGCGATTCCGCATCGCAGGAGGTGGAGTTCGCGCTCACGAACACGAAGATCGTGAACCTGTTCCTGGGCGAGGGCGTGCGCGAGACGACGTCGTTCATCGACCAGCTGCTCTCCCGGATCGTCGGCGGCTTGAACTTCGGTCTGCTGCTCGGGCTCGCAGCCATGGGTGCCGCCCTCATCTACGGCACGACGCGCCTGTCGAACTTCGCCCACGGTGAGATGGTGACCTGGGGCGCCGTGATCGCGCTGCTGTGCACGACGTTCTGGCACCTTCCGATGTGGCTCGGCATCATCGCCGCCGTCGTCGCCGGCGGCCTGCTCGGATTCGCTCTGGATGCCGGGCTGTGGCGACCCCTGCGACATCGAGGCCTCGGCATCGTGCAGCTGATGATCGTCAGCATCGGGCTCTCGCTGGCACTGCGGTACGTCCTGCAGTACATGATCGGCGGCAGCACCTACCAGCTGCAGGGCGCGAGCCCCGCGCCGATCAAGCTCGGACCGATCTCGCTGTCGTACATCGACATGATCGGCATGGGCACGAGCATCGTGGTCATCCTGGGGGTCGCGTACTTCCTCACCCGCACCCGCGTCGGCAAGGCCACCAGGGCCATCTCCGACAATCCGCAGCTGGCCGCGGCATCCGGCATCGACGTCGACAGAGTCGTGCGTATCGTCTGGATCCTCTCCGGTGCGCTGGCGGCGGTGTCCGGCATCCTGTGGGCGTACTTCCGCCCCGGCGTGAAGTGGGACATGGGCATGCAGATGCTGCTGCTGATCTTCTGCGCGATCACGCTCGGCGGCCTCGGATCCGCGATCGGCGCGCTGATCGGCTCGATCATCGTCGGCCTCGCTGTCGAGGTGTCCACGCTGCTGGGAGTCCCGTCGGATCTGAAGTACGCCACCGCGCTCGTGGCACTGATCGTGATCCTCCTCGTGCGGCCCCAGGGTCTGCTCGGGCGCAGAGAAAGGCTGGGCTGA
- a CDS encoding branched-chain amino acid ABC transporter permease, which translates to MDFGNIFGNTASYLLSPTTIAYALAATGLAVHFGYAGLLNFGMAAFMAVGGYGYAISILSFGLPWWGGVAVGVLAGAVFALLLGIPTLRLRADYLAIATIATAEVVRLLFLTELFREWTNSAGGLSGYHQSFREMNPFPEGTYGFGPWTYNANDLWVRVFGLIVLALSLLVVWALMRSPWGRVIKGIREDEDAVRSLGKNVFAYKMQALVVGGIIGALGGIVFVLPSAVIPGSYSTSLTFFLWTILLLGGAATVFGPTLGAVLFWVVFAFLGGLLPEMARIGWLPMTTNQADVVRYIVIGIVLMLIVIFRPQGILGNKREMTFVK; encoded by the coding sequence ATGGACTTCGGAAACATCTTCGGCAACACCGCCTCGTACCTGCTCAGCCCGACGACCATCGCGTACGCCCTCGCCGCGACCGGCCTCGCCGTGCACTTCGGCTACGCCGGGCTCCTCAACTTCGGCATGGCGGCGTTCATGGCCGTCGGCGGCTACGGCTACGCGATCTCGATCCTCAGCTTCGGTCTCCCCTGGTGGGGCGGCGTCGCGGTGGGCGTGCTCGCCGGCGCCGTGTTCGCGCTGCTGCTCGGCATCCCGACCCTGCGGCTGCGCGCCGACTATCTGGCCATCGCGACCATCGCCACGGCCGAGGTCGTGCGCCTGCTGTTCCTCACCGAGCTGTTCCGGGAGTGGACCAACTCCGCCGGAGGCCTCTCCGGCTATCACCAGAGCTTCCGCGAGATGAACCCGTTCCCCGAGGGCACCTACGGCTTCGGCCCGTGGACGTACAACGCCAACGACCTCTGGGTGCGCGTGTTCGGCCTGATCGTGCTCGCCCTGTCGCTGCTGGTCGTCTGGGCGCTCATGCGCAGCCCGTGGGGCCGCGTGATCAAGGGCATCCGCGAGGATGAGGACGCCGTGCGCTCGCTCGGCAAGAACGTCTTCGCATACAAGATGCAGGCGCTCGTCGTCGGCGGGATCATCGGCGCACTCGGCGGCATCGTGTTCGTGCTTCCCTCGGCCGTGATCCCCGGCAGCTATTCGACGTCGCTGACGTTCTTCCTCTGGACGATCCTGCTCCTGGGCGGGGCTGCGACGGTCTTCGGACCCACGCTCGGCGCCGTCCTCTTCTGGGTCGTGTTCGCGTTCCTGGGCGGTCTGCTGCCCGAGATGGCGCGCATCGGCTGGCTGCCGATGACCACCAACCAGGCCGACGTCGTCCGCTACATCGTGATCGGCATCGTGCTCATGCTGATCGTGATCTTCCGCCCCCAGGGCATCCTCGGGAACAAGAGGGAGATGACCTTTGTCAAGTGA
- a CDS encoding ABC transporter ATP-binding protein — translation MRRPKTTGLANGPAAPGVAKVDPILVVDAVTRRFGGLTAVDVDHLEIPRGAITALIGPNGAGKTTLFNLLCGFDKPNTGTWSFDGKNLSGIPSFKVARMGQVRTFQLTKSLSLLTVLENMKLGATHQRGEGFWASLFPFLWRAQDAEIEARARDLLARFKLDAKEKDFAASLSGGQRKLLEMARALMSDPTLVMLDEPMAGVNPALTQSLLEHILDLKELGMTVLFVEHDMHMVRHIADWVVVMAEGRVVAEGPPDTVMEDPAVVDAYLGAHQDVDLGAVTGRLPVIADADAAELREQIEAEAEAELESTDPSTDEEKA, via the coding sequence ATCCGCCGCCCCAAGACGACCGGCCTCGCGAACGGACCAGCCGCCCCCGGAGTCGCCAAGGTCGACCCGATCCTCGTGGTGGATGCCGTCACCCGCCGCTTCGGCGGCCTCACGGCCGTGGACGTCGACCACCTCGAGATCCCGCGCGGCGCGATCACGGCGCTGATCGGACCGAACGGCGCCGGCAAGACGACCCTGTTCAACCTGCTGTGCGGCTTCGACAAGCCGAACACGGGCACGTGGTCGTTCGACGGGAAGAACCTCTCCGGCATCCCGTCGTTCAAGGTCGCGCGCATGGGACAGGTCCGCACGTTCCAGCTCACCAAGTCGCTGTCGCTGCTGACCGTGCTCGAGAACATGAAGCTCGGCGCCACGCACCAGCGCGGCGAGGGATTCTGGGCGAGCCTGTTCCCGTTCCTGTGGCGTGCGCAGGATGCCGAGATCGAGGCGCGCGCGAGAGATCTGCTGGCCCGGTTCAAGCTGGATGCCAAGGAGAAGGACTTCGCCGCCTCGCTCTCGGGCGGGCAGCGCAAGCTCCTCGAGATGGCACGGGCACTCATGAGCGACCCGACCCTGGTGATGCTCGATGAGCCGATGGCCGGCGTCAACCCGGCGCTCACGCAGTCGCTGCTCGAGCACATCCTCGATCTGAAGGAACTCGGCATGACGGTGCTGTTCGTCGAGCACGACATGCACATGGTGCGGCACATCGCCGACTGGGTCGTGGTGATGGCTGAGGGCCGCGTCGTCGCGGAGGGACCGCCGGACACCGTGATGGAGGATCCCGCCGTGGTGGACGCGTACCTGGGCGCGCATCAGGACGTCGACCTCGGCGCCGTCACCGGCCGCCTGCCGGTCATCGCGGATGCCGACGCGGCAGAGCTGCGTGAGCAGATCGAGGCGGAAGCCGAGGCCGAACTCGAGAGCACCGACCCGAGCACCGACGAGGAGAAGGCATGA
- a CDS encoding ABC transporter ATP-binding protein gives MKDVHAGYLPGVNILNGANLVARCGELIGIIGPNGAGKSTLLKAIFGMVQVRDGDITVKGESIVGLKADKLVRRGVAFVPQTNNVFPSLTIEENLQMGLYQNPKIYAERLEFVSGIFAELGKRLKQRAGSLSGGERQMVAMSRALMMDPSVLLLDEPSAGLSPVRQDDAFIRVSDINKAGVTTIMVEQNARRCLQICDRGYVLDQGRDAYEGSGRELLNDPKVIGLYLGTLGTDAA, from the coding sequence ATGAAGGACGTGCATGCCGGGTACCTGCCAGGCGTGAACATCCTCAACGGCGCGAACCTGGTCGCGCGCTGCGGCGAGCTGATCGGCATCATCGGCCCGAACGGCGCAGGCAAGTCGACGCTGCTCAAGGCGATCTTCGGCATGGTGCAGGTGCGCGACGGCGACATCACCGTGAAAGGCGAGAGCATCGTCGGGCTGAAGGCCGACAAGCTCGTCCGGCGCGGTGTGGCGTTCGTACCGCAGACGAACAACGTGTTCCCCTCGCTCACCATCGAGGAGAACCTGCAGATGGGCCTCTACCAGAACCCGAAGATCTACGCCGAGCGCCTCGAGTTCGTCAGCGGGATCTTCGCCGAGCTCGGCAAGCGGCTGAAGCAGCGTGCCGGGTCCCTCTCGGGCGGAGAGCGGCAGATGGTCGCGATGTCGCGGGCGCTGATGATGGATCCGTCCGTCCTGCTTCTCGACGAGCCTTCGGCGGGTCTGTCGCCGGTGCGGCAGGATGACGCGTTCATCCGCGTCTCGGACATCAACAAGGCCGGTGTCACGACGATCATGGTCGAGCAGAACGCTCGTCGCTGCCTGCAGATCTGCGACCGCGGCTACGTGCTCGATCAGGGCCGAGACGCCTACGAGGGCAGTGGTCGGGAGTTGCTGAACGATCCGAAGGTGATCGGACTGTACCTGGGCACGCTCGGCACCGACGCGGCGTAA
- a CDS encoding NAD-dependent epimerase/dehydratase family protein, whose protein sequence is MTSILYLGGTGTISAACVRRSVERGHDVTVVNRGNARRDLPDAVSIVSADVRDAAELKHALGGREFDAVADFLSFSPADVATGLEVFEGRTGQYVFISSASAYQKPPARLPITERTPLENPFWQYSRDKIACEELLLAASGDRGVPVTIVRPSHTYDEQMLPTLGRWNDIARMRDGRPVVVHGDGTSLWTITHADDFAVAFTGLIGHPGAIGEDFTITGSHAPTWNRIYTWLAEAAGVDEPELVHVASDTIASIAPDLGPTLVGDKAHSSLFDTAKVQALVPEFATTITFDEGARRILAYHDAHPETQVVDTDRDAQFDRMIAHACSAR, encoded by the coding sequence ATGACGAGCATCCTGTATCTGGGCGGAACCGGCACGATCAGCGCAGCCTGCGTGCGCCGCTCGGTCGAGCGCGGGCACGACGTGACGGTGGTCAATCGGGGCAACGCGCGGCGCGATCTGCCCGATGCCGTCTCGATCGTGTCCGCGGACGTGCGCGATGCCGCAGAACTGAAGCATGCGCTCGGCGGTCGCGAGTTCGACGCCGTGGCCGACTTCCTCTCGTTCTCCCCCGCCGACGTAGCGACGGGCCTTGAGGTGTTCGAGGGGCGCACAGGGCAGTACGTCTTCATCAGCTCGGCGTCGGCGTATCAGAAGCCGCCGGCGCGGCTGCCGATCACGGAGCGCACGCCGCTGGAGAACCCGTTCTGGCAGTATTCGCGCGACAAGATCGCGTGCGAGGAGCTGCTGCTCGCGGCATCCGGCGATCGGGGCGTGCCGGTCACGATCGTGCGTCCCTCGCATACCTACGACGAGCAGATGCTCCCGACGCTCGGACGCTGGAACGACATCGCGCGCATGCGTGACGGGCGCCCCGTCGTCGTGCACGGCGACGGCACGAGCCTGTGGACCATCACCCACGCCGACGACTTCGCGGTCGCGTTCACCGGCCTGATCGGGCATCCTGGTGCGATCGGCGAGGACTTCACGATCACCGGATCGCACGCACCGACCTGGAACCGGATCTACACGTGGCTGGCCGAGGCGGCCGGCGTCGATGAGCCGGAGCTGGTGCACGTGGCCTCCGACACGATCGCCTCGATCGCGCCGGACCTCGGGCCGACGCTGGTCGGCGACAAGGCGCACTCCAGCCTGTTCGACACCGCGAAGGTGCAGGCGCTCGTGCCCGAGTTCGCCACGACGATCACCTTCGACGAGGGCGCCAGGCGGATCCTCGCCTACCACGACGCCCACCCCGAGACCCAGGTCGTCGATACCGATCGCGATGCGCAGTTCGACCGCATGATCGCGCACGCCTGCTCGGCCCGCTAA
- a CDS encoding ABC transporter substrate-binding protein produces MNRTQTRTKWLAGIALASASALVITGCSNTAPEPESGEGTNTERPADVDLTLQLGSLLPSTGSLSFLGAPMEAGVQLAVSQINEADAGIQVELTSEDEGDLDNKAYETSITNLQSAGVTAMVGAASSSVTKLILDGNAGSGILTVSPSNTSADFTGINPLYFRTAPSDNLQGEVLGNQVAEDGHKTLGIIYQNDPYGTGLFEAIKATFESTGGEVVADASYNQGDGQFNAQVQTIAAANPDAVAIVSYDQFATIAPLLGNAGVDTGALYLVDGNLKDWPDLGVSLEGSKGTRAGAELPDDFIDQLNEVWTAEGNEPIDALTYSAEAYDATILIALAALQAVSVEGEDIAGAMQQVSGGSGEGEKCTSFAECAEIINGGGTIDYDGYSGEVTFNDDNDPEGAAIGVYEFDADNVHSRIK; encoded by the coding sequence ATGAACCGCACGCAGACGCGCACGAAGTGGCTTGCCGGCATCGCCCTGGCAAGCGCATCGGCGCTTGTGATCACGGGCTGCAGCAACACCGCGCCCGAACCCGAGTCCGGCGAAGGAACGAACACCGAACGCCCCGCTGACGTCGACCTGACGCTGCAGCTCGGATCCCTTCTTCCATCGACAGGATCGCTGTCCTTCCTCGGCGCGCCGATGGAGGCCGGCGTCCAGCTCGCCGTCTCGCAGATCAATGAGGCAGACGCCGGCATCCAGGTCGAACTCACCTCCGAAGACGAGGGCGATCTCGACAACAAGGCCTACGAGACCTCGATCACGAACCTGCAGAGCGCCGGCGTCACGGCCATGGTGGGCGCGGCCTCGTCGAGCGTCACCAAGCTGATCCTCGACGGCAACGCCGGTTCCGGCATCCTGACCGTCTCGCCGTCGAACACGTCGGCGGACTTCACCGGCATCAACCCGCTGTACTTCCGCACGGCGCCGAGTGACAACCTGCAGGGTGAGGTGCTGGGCAACCAGGTCGCCGAGGACGGTCACAAGACCCTCGGCATCATCTACCAGAACGACCCGTACGGCACCGGCCTGTTCGAAGCCATCAAGGCGACGTTCGAGAGCACCGGCGGCGAGGTCGTCGCCGACGCGTCGTACAACCAGGGTGACGGGCAGTTCAACGCGCAGGTGCAGACCATCGCGGCCGCGAACCCGGATGCCGTCGCCATCGTGTCGTACGACCAGTTCGCCACCATCGCACCGCTGCTCGGCAACGCCGGAGTGGACACCGGTGCGCTGTACCTGGTCGACGGCAACCTGAAGGACTGGCCCGACCTCGGAGTGAGCCTCGAGGGCTCGAAGGGCACGCGCGCAGGTGCGGAGCTGCCCGACGACTTCATCGACCAGCTCAACGAGGTCTGGACCGCCGAGGGCAACGAGCCGATCGACGCCCTGACGTACTCGGCCGAGGCCTACGACGCCACGATCCTCATCGCCCTGGCGGCGCTGCAGGCCGTGTCGGTCGAGGGTGAGGACATCGCCGGCGCCATGCAGCAGGTGTCCGGCGGATCCGGCGAAGGCGAGAAGTGCACCAGCTTCGCCGAGTGCGCCGAGATCATCAACGGCGGAGGCACGATCGACTACGACGGGTACTCCGGCGAGGTCACGTTCAACGATGACAACGACCCCGAAGGCGCCGCGATCGGCGTCTACGAGTTCGACGCCGACAACGTCCACTCGCGCATCAAGTAA
- the rarD gene encoding EamA family transporter RarD → MTLPASVRAEQGFGVAYAGGAYLLWGVLPLYFLLLVPTGPWEIVAARVLFSFVFCVLLLTVTRGWRRIMAIIRQPRLLGWTALAGALIYVNWQVFLIGTLTGHVVETALGYFINPITTVLLGVFVMHERIRRLQWVAIGIAALAVVAIIVAYASFPWIALSLTASFGVYGLIKKKIGPAVDAVSGLTLESFWLIPVAVVQLILVAQTTGITFGTVGVWHTALLLFAGVATAVPLLLFAAGARRINLTVIGMIQFTTPIMQFLTGVLILHEPMPAERWIGFILVWIAVGVFIVDLLLATRSARSLAHRYPPASPAP, encoded by the coding sequence GTGACCCTCCCAGCTTCCGTGCGCGCCGAGCAGGGATTCGGAGTCGCGTACGCCGGGGGCGCGTACCTGCTGTGGGGCGTTCTGCCGCTGTACTTCCTGCTGCTCGTGCCCACTGGCCCCTGGGAGATCGTCGCCGCGCGAGTGCTGTTCTCGTTCGTGTTCTGCGTGCTGCTGCTGACCGTGACACGGGGATGGCGTCGGATCATGGCCATCATCCGACAGCCCCGGCTGCTCGGCTGGACCGCGCTCGCCGGTGCCCTGATCTACGTGAACTGGCAGGTCTTCCTGATCGGCACCCTCACAGGCCATGTGGTCGAGACAGCGCTCGGCTACTTCATCAACCCGATCACCACGGTGCTGCTCGGGGTGTTCGTGATGCACGAGCGGATCCGCCGGCTGCAGTGGGTGGCGATCGGCATCGCGGCTCTCGCCGTCGTCGCGATCATCGTCGCGTACGCCTCGTTCCCGTGGATCGCGCTCTCGCTGACGGCGTCCTTCGGCGTCTACGGCCTGATCAAGAAGAAGATCGGCCCCGCGGTCGACGCCGTGAGCGGTCTCACGCTCGAATCCTTCTGGCTGATCCCGGTCGCCGTCGTCCAGCTCATCCTGGTCGCGCAGACGACCGGCATCACGTTCGGAACGGTGGGCGTCTGGCACACGGCGCTGCTGCTGTTCGCCGGTGTCGCGACGGCCGTGCCGCTGCTGCTGTTCGCCGCCGGCGCCCGCCGGATCAACCTGACGGTGATCGGCATGATCCAGTTCACGACCCCGATCATGCAGTTCCTCACGGGAGTGCTCATCCTGCATGAGCCGATGCCCGCCGAGCGCTGGATCGGGTTCATCCTGGTGTGGATCGCCGTCGGCGTCTTCATCGTCGATCTGCTGCTGGCGACACGGTCTGCAAGATCGTTAGCGCACCGATACCCACCGGCATCGCCCGCGCCATAA
- a CDS encoding Hsp70 family protein, protein MGEYEVVLALDLGISRIIAASAGLAQSEDVETDSYVLGHRGGSTAVLAFVADDGEILFGDVAEQRGFIQPENLLRAFTAEIGDEIPLVAGRSAIPAAELTAQLASWAAALAAQPHEQRPAIAIAHPAAWTSHRIDALRAALSGAGFEDVRFMTAAEAAVRQHDSMLRDAGAPPLPANAVVAVYDLGGESFEATVLRKEADAQFRILGEPIAIVDGAGALFDDLLMEHALRTSGADAAPAVPDAGDRVAFARLRRACVAAKESLSFDADATIPVTLPGRSASVRITRSELEAMIDPALERTLDAVERALDGAKLSQDQLDHVLLLGGSSHIPLVAQRLSERFDRPIVTAPDAAAALGAARAALLEHQESAALALLPASDAEIVTAAASTQTDGSPRHTRKRRLIPVFARASVRSASPAIVTIAAVLAAVGVATTTAGAAILRDVAADAPAVANAAPEAVTDVTDVTAEDPFAALFSETGTLTPPERAAPQAPVPAPAPIVVKDALAPGPRSAVRDTLSASKVPRTTAPKSRTQRGPVVENAATPISAPKPPRSTPTPRPQPSPEPSSQPVPDPGPADPAPTTPPADPTPTTPPADPTPTTPPADPTPTTPPADPPADPVPADPTPTVPPPADPAPSPPPEEPVPLPPSAEPI, encoded by the coding sequence ATGGGCGAGTACGAAGTCGTGCTCGCGCTGGACTTGGGGATCAGTCGCATCATCGCGGCGTCTGCGGGTCTCGCGCAGAGCGAAGATGTCGAAACCGACTCCTACGTGCTGGGGCACAGGGGCGGCAGCACCGCCGTGCTCGCGTTCGTCGCAGATGACGGAGAGATCCTGTTCGGCGACGTGGCGGAGCAGCGCGGATTCATCCAGCCGGAGAACCTCTTGCGTGCGTTCACCGCCGAGATCGGGGACGAGATCCCCCTGGTGGCCGGCAGGAGCGCCATACCCGCCGCGGAGCTGACCGCACAGCTCGCCTCGTGGGCCGCCGCGCTCGCCGCACAGCCCCACGAGCAGCGCCCGGCGATCGCGATCGCGCATCCGGCCGCGTGGACCTCGCATCGGATCGACGCGCTCCGCGCTGCACTGAGCGGTGCCGGGTTCGAGGACGTCCGGTTCATGACCGCGGCTGAGGCCGCCGTCCGCCAACACGACTCGATGCTCCGCGATGCCGGGGCACCGCCACTGCCGGCGAACGCCGTCGTGGCGGTCTACGACCTGGGCGGCGAGTCCTTCGAAGCGACCGTCCTGCGCAAGGAGGCCGACGCGCAGTTCCGCATCCTCGGCGAGCCGATCGCGATCGTCGATGGTGCGGGGGCGCTGTTCGACGACCTGCTGATGGAGCACGCGCTCAGGACATCCGGCGCCGACGCGGCACCCGCGGTGCCGGATGCCGGCGATCGCGTCGCATTCGCCCGCTTGCGCCGCGCATGCGTCGCGGCGAAGGAATCTCTCTCGTTCGATGCGGATGCCACGATCCCCGTGACCCTGCCGGGGCGCAGCGCCAGCGTGCGCATCACGCGCTCGGAGCTCGAGGCGATGATCGATCCCGCTCTGGAACGCACCCTGGATGCCGTCGAGCGCGCGCTCGACGGCGCGAAGCTGAGCCAGGACCAGCTGGACCACGTGCTCCTCCTCGGCGGGTCCTCGCACATCCCTCTGGTCGCGCAGCGGCTCTCCGAACGCTTCGATCGCCCCATCGTCACCGCACCGGATGCCGCGGCGGCGCTGGGTGCGGCCCGAGCCGCCCTGCTCGAGCATCAGGAGTCCGCAGCGCTCGCCCTCCTGCCCGCCTCGGATGCCGAGATCGTGACGGCCGCCGCATCGACGCAGACCGATGGATCGCCGCGTCACACCCGCAAGCGGCGCCTGATCCCGGTGTTCGCCAGGGCCTCGGTGCGCTCGGCGTCTCCGGCTATCGTGACCATCGCCGCCGTGCTGGCCGCCGTCGGCGTCGCGACCACGACTGCGGGTGCGGCCATCCTCCGGGATGTCGCCGCCGACGCGCCGGCCGTCGCGAACGCGGCGCCGGAAGCCGTGACCGACGTGACCGACGTGACCGCGGAGGATCCCTTCGCTGCACTGTTCTCCGAGACCGGGACGCTCACTCCCCCTGAACGGGCCGCCCCGCAGGCTCCCGTGCCCGCGCCGGCGCCCATCGTCGTGAAGGACGCCCTCGCTCCTGGTCCGCGCAGCGCCGTCCGCGACACGCTCTCCGCGTCGAAGGTGCCGCGGACGACCGCTCCCAAGAGCCGAACGCAGCGTGGCCCCGTGGTGGAGAACGCGGCGACGCCGATCTCCGCCCCGAAACCGCCGAGATCCACGCCGACACCCCGCCCGCAGCCGTCGCCGGAACCCTCGTCGCAGCCGGTGCCCGATCCCGGGCCTGCGGATCCGGCTCCGACCACGCCACCCGCAGATCCGACACCGACCACGCCACCCGCCGACCCGACACCGACCACGCCACCCGCTGACCCGACACCGACCACGCCACCCGCCGATCCACCGGCGGATCCGGTGCCCGCCGACCCCACTCCGACAGTCCCCCCGCCCGCCGACCCGGCCCCGTCGCCTCCTCCCGAGGAGCCCGTGCCTCTCCCCCCTTCAGCAGAACCGATCTAG